One stretch of Brettanomyces nanus chromosome 4, complete sequence DNA includes these proteins:
- a CDS encoding uncharacterized protein (EggNog:ENOG41), which translates to MTTQIFSDTALSTSDIENLTNENESRELKWLISSIIKPQLPEIREGLSSCLRQVSEDNEEIFKLPLSSHKSEMLKGTVSRQNFKIVGLHVSIKAKNFNGGKSYDLTLKPGVDNFIIIRQLLDCHDYIYNAVHTIDKIADADKLDSMVFVKYIEQLYRHISSAKKALYLPNPAYIFPEYRNCASSFEPEMPEQISLDFFVNNSELTIDFQNLKRVARKPWCTIIDKAGRISFVDHVRDKISKDRARSIHQIIVDEYQKLLRWKKAIPADNDVNEEETTSTIGMALKSIFVSSGDPSLSTLLKSASKYLEQCITYMDNTNKPYVVNILDKCEMITSDPILLSLSIKLDSLERAVHRIAENLKNLTL; encoded by the coding sequence ATGACGACCCAAATATTTTCTGACACTGCCCTATCGACCTCAGATATAGAAAACCTCACAAATGAAAACGAAAGTAGAGAGTTGAAATGGCTCATTAGCTCCATAATAAAGCCTCAACTACCCGAAATAAGAGAGGGTCTCAGCTCGTGCTTAAGACAGGTTTCCGAAGATAACGAAgaaatcttcaaacttcctctttcttctcataaATCCGAGATGCTCAAGGGAACAGTAAGTCGGCAGAATTTCAAGATCGTCGGTCTTCACGTATCTATCAAGGCCAAGAATTTCAATGGTGGTAAGTCATATGATTTGACACTCAAACCTGGAGTCGATAACTTTATTATAATACGACAGCTCCTCGATTGTCACGATTACATATACAATGCGGTACATACGATAGACAAAATTGCTGATGCAGATAAATTGGACTCGATGGTATTTGTGAAATACATCGAGCAACTATACAGGCATATCAGCTCGGCTAAAAAAGCCCTCTATTTGCCCAATCCTGCCTACATTTTTCCCGAATACAGAAATTGCGCTTCTAGTTTCGAGCCTGAGATGCCAGAACAGATTAGTTTGGACTTCTTTGTCAACAACAGCGAGCTTACCATTGACTTTCAAAACCTTAAAAGAGTCGCCAGAAAACCGTGGTGTACTATAATCGACAAAGCTGGTAGAATATCGTTTGTAGATCACGTGCGAGacaaaatatccaaagatAGAGCTCGTTCTATTCATCAAATCATAGTTGATGAGTATCAGAAACTGCTCAGATGGAAGAAAGCCATTCCTGCTGATAATGACGTTAACGAGGAAGAGACTACCAGCACTATCGGTATGGCTCTCAAGTCTATTTTTGTCTCCAGCGGAGATCCATCACTTTCCACGTTGCTTAAAAGCGCCAGCAAGTACTTGGAGCAGTGTATTACCTACATGGACAACACTAACAAACCTTATGTGGTGAATATCCTTGATAAGTGCGAAATGATCACTTCCGATCCTATCTTATTGTCACTTAGTATCAAACTGGATAGTCTAGAGAGGGCCGTACACCGTATTGCggaaaatttgaaaaatctgACGCTTTAA
- a CDS encoding uncharacterized protein (BUSCO:EOG093403QP), whose protein sequence is MQDNANNLFDLPFSASLSYHPIEYLPPKQAVISFSAPFSESFPYEKITAIEEEDGEELTAIPDDFGFESDDLQYVKFKKPAMKLGKGNKPITDDDSVSLLNSFERSLLELLPQVSKKDYIKPPIKVKRIKLIGNIDSEEVRELEEGLIRLESGDPGHKRSNSESTFDYNKRTKLEEIKSDGSSPAPAMSNSSELVDYAEKKVNTLLDELSPDADLRKTFTRPNGDEISLLKLSFWHQIRENISRLWHSDAVCRLDVENLLALEHEAQSTLDSINSVVNWKSQSSLTAQLAHISMESATVLLMLLTSSIGEKRMYKETFLTSVFTLIHDLQDSVLPLYSSSTTSVHPGVIKSLHDLSELLNMIVKFLLGTRVNDSLITRLEYFAFAFIFADTPKYDDTALAVNLEKLRVAGSSLLLTIAKQYPEQSQFIVSEIFANFDSVSHLKARSRQFRLSRGINVQLISILLVRLVQNTDCMDYSFDETYWRMTGSKVSSRKSQKEVVQQMTNDFYSYLEQRSKHADGVANEIAAAMATRMSLSFNQNVRKVFENLVHDLLNMLNYPEYPGCEAILCSMMIMLLHVCYSEDGYQSSLQSFAFEISGIIGSSLMRLKEQRTHSLSRDFALIHSDHLQVLYYLRENVAAIEDNSFSYLYMKYLSRLRKTIKGASKTGDNTAPLPLVKKLENASKSLIQVLNDNLTVLNSNSSSNILSSYHEILLTGNLIDQYDPFISLITRNLSNKKIKSQSVAIKNLSLLVSNDPSILKMPTVRRILATRLKESHASVCDAILDLLSKFLNSHVEMIPLFYSMISEKVSDTSVSVRRKAISLCSYIYRSTHKVEIRAKISEQLLKRLDDEEDTITFQACKSLLDSWFVSINDLYGQSLEDTGISLKDEVLSTVAVIVQVFNEGDRNWTYFERLLKEKVLMRNDLNEGIDDQLLKAISLMVEYILEYATEDAIIMMEDDGMKRKVGDIMGFLAIIIGCDSSFIHQDQLLALQPYLTDELSTGNSLCYHTLQIFHLALPRMTNLNSRFISECQESILTRLTRFNSRELDEAMPCLWSLSTRSRTIEIVTRACISSLRLMRLSMGKSVDARKLHRLLYLIGSFGRYCNLESYQQLFLHSRLGMKDNESVTSLLVRHILVFCDENNKELQKPAIRNLVGICVSHPELFMSISVLAIMDDIFSKLPENLELRGIIVDGISFFLEEEEKNVVERNGLDAKHSKKKTLDVAAFHGESAEYINDSICASLVQRYLKPILQGSIDTDQDFTLKATRYVRLVVRLGYANPKLCFPTVVALEASPYQYIRHVASQVHRSLFERHESLIEGAYPRALKLAVRYKRKFMPLKDMIKDKVLIRNILKIVDTANSGRKRIKFLKYLVGTFKVVNVDHLIEKSNVETCLFVRDYVIFMAFNLYELSYKTQEEILLVMNECNRVISSEIPDILEAVDECNDDIGRKMALKLGSLAKALLILCYLGDSLRDIYSLPEKALIKYQESSNVAKEFKSSPKRVEDGDLDIENLDLLLNQSTNEKELMQLCDLLSKYV, encoded by the coding sequence ATGCAAGATAATGCCAATAATTTGTTTGACTTACCATTTTCGGCTTCACTTTCGTACCATCCAATAGAATACCTTCCTCCTAAGCAGGCAGTTATATCATTTAGTGCCCCATTCAGTGAAAGTTTCCCATATGAGAAGATAACAGCGattgaggaagaggatggagaagaactGACTGCAATTCCCGATGACTTTGGCTTTGAATCTGATGATTTACAGTATGTGAAGTTCAAAAAACCAGCTATGAAGTTGGGCAAGGGGAATAAGCCCAttacagatgatgattctgtATCTCTATTGAACTCATTTGAACGTTCATTACTTGAATTATTGCCTCAGGtgtcaaagaaagattacATAAAGCCTCCAATTAAAGTGAAAAGGATCAAACTGATTGGAAATATTGATAGCGAGGAGGTGcgagaacttgaagaaggactgATACGACTGGAAAGCGGTGATCCAGGACACAAAAGGTCTAATTCGGAGTCAACGTTTGATTATAATAAACGTACAAAGCtagaagagatcaaaaGTGATGGATCAAGTCCTGCTCCGGCGATGTCTAATAGCTCTGAGCTGGTTGACTAtgctgaaaagaaggtgaatACACTTCTGGACGAACTGAGTCCTGATGCTGACTTACGCAAGACATTTACACGACCAAATGGTGACGAGATATCACTTTTGAAATTGTCCTTTTGGCATCAAATACGAGAAAATATCTCCAGATTGTGGCACAGCGATGCTGTTTGTCGATTGGACGTCGAAAACTTGCTTGCGCTTGAACATGAAGCTCAAAGTACTCTTGATTCTATTAATTCCGTTGTCAACTGGAAGTCTCAGAGTTCTCTTACAGCTCAACTAGCACATATTTCCATGGAAAGTGCAACAGTCTTGCTTATGTTACTTACTAGCAGCATTGGAGAGAAGCGTATGTATAAGGAGACATTTTTAACGAGTGTTTTCACTCTCATTCATGACCTTCAAGATTCTGTCTTACcactttattcttcttctaccaCTTCTGTTCATCCAGGCGTCATCAAATCTCTTCATGATCTTTCGGAACTTCTTAATATGATCGTGAAGTTCTTACTGGGAACTAGAGTCAATGACTCGTTGATTACCAGACTTGAGTACTTTGCCTTTGCGTTCATCTTTGCCGATACCCCTAAGTATGATGATACAGCCTTAGCTGTGAATCTAGAGAAGCTCCGTGTAGCTGGCTCTAGCCTTCTTCTCACTATTGCTAAGCAATATCCGGAGCAGTCCCAGTTCATTGTCAGCGAGATTTTTGCCAACTTTGATAGTGTTTCTCATTTGAAAGCACGTAGCAGACAATTTAGGCTTTCTAGAGGCATCAATGTTCAATTAATCAGTATATTATTGGTTCGTTTGGTTCAAAATACTGACTGTATGGATTATTCATTTGATGAGACTTATTGGAGGATGACAGGATCGAAAGTTTCGTCCAGAAAATCTCAGAAGGAAGTTGTTCAGCAGATGACTAATGATTTTTATAGCTATTTGGAGCAGAGATCAAAACATGCAGATGGGGTGGCCAACGAGATTGCTGCCGCTATGGCTACCAGAATGTCACTCTCATTTAACCAGAATGTCCGGAAGGTGTTTGAAAATTTAGTTCATGACCTTCTGAACATGCTAAATTATCCTGAGTATCCTGGGTGCGAAGCAATTCTTTGctcgatgatgataatgcTACTTCATGTTTGCTACTCGGAGGATGGATATCAATCATCTCTGCAATCGTTTGCCTTTGAAATCTCTGGTATTATTGGATCCAGCTTGATGCGCTTGAAAGAGCAACGGACACATTCATTGAGTCGTGATTTTGCCTTGATTCATTCGGATCATCTTCAGGTTTTATACTACTTGAGAGAGAATGTGGCTGCCATTGAGGATAATTCCTTTTCCTATCTATACATGAAGTATCTATCAAGACTTCGCAAAACGATCAAGGGAGCCTCTAAGACGGGCGACAACACTGCCCCTTTGCCACTTGTAAAGAAGCTTGAGAACGCTTCTAAATCTCTTATTCAAGTCCTCAACGATAACCTGACAGTGCTTAACAGcaattcttcttcgaatattctttcttcgtATCATGAAATTCTTCTTACGGGCAACTTGATTGATCAGTATGACCCTTTTATTTCCCTCATCACTAGGAATTTGTCgaacaagaagatcaagtcGCAATCTGTTGCAATTAAAAACTTGTCATTGTTGGTAAGCAATGACCCCTCtatcttgaaaatgccCACTGTTAGGCGTATTTTAGCAACAAGACTCAAAGAATCCCATGCATCTGTCTGCGATGCcattcttgatcttctctcGAAATTTCTCAACTCTCATGTTGAAATGATTCCTCTCTTTTATAGCATGATCTCTGAAAAAGTAAGTGATACAAGTGTCTCTGTGAGACGGAAGGCTATTTCTCTTTGCTCGTACATTTATAGAAGCACCCACAAAGTGGAAATTCGGGCCAAGATTAGCGAGcagttgttgaaaagactagacgatgaagaagatactaTTACGTTCCAGGCTTGCAAGTCTCTATTAGATTCCTGGTTTGTGTCTATTAACGATTTATACGGGCAGTCATTAGAGGATACCGgtatttctttgaaggatgaagTTCTGTCTACAGTGGCGGTCATTGTCCAGGTGTTTAATGAAGGGGATCGTAACTGGACGTACTTTGAGCGGCTtttaaaagagaaagtcCTAATGAGAAACGATCTTAATGAAGGGATCGATGATCAATTGCTCAAGGCAATTTCTCTTATGGTGGAATACATCCTTGAATATGCGACTGAAGATGCTATTATTATgatggaagatgatggcATGAAGCGAAAAGTTGGAGATATCATGGGATTTCTTGCTATTATTATTGGATGTGATAGTTCCTTTATTCATCAGGACCAGTTACTTGCCCTTCAACCTTATTTAACTGACGAATTGTCCACTGGTAACTCCTTATGCTACCATACTTTGCAGATATTTCATCTAGCGCTCCCTCGCATGACGAACTTAAACTCACGATTTATCAGCGAGTGCCAGGAGTCAATTTTAACGCGGCTTACTAGGTTCAATTCACGCGAACTTGACGAAGCTATGCCATGCCTTTGGTCACTCTCTACTCGCTCTCGGACTATTGAGATCGTGACAAGAGCTTGCATTTCGTCGTTGAGGCTGATGAGACTGTCTATGGGTAAATCGGTAGATGCAAGGAAGTTGCATAGGCTTTTGTATTTGATTGGCAGCTTTGGTAGGTACTGCAACTTAGAAAGTTATCAGCAGTTGTTTCTGCATTCTCGACTCGGTATGAAGGACAATGAGTCTGTGACTTCGTTGCTCGTCAGGCACATACTTGTGTTCTGCGATGAAAACAACAAGGAGTTGCAGAAGCCGGCTATCAGGAATCTTGTGGGAATTTGCGTCTCGCATCCAGAATTATTTATGAGCATTTCCGTACTTGCTATCATGGACGACATATTTTCAAAGCTTCCCGAGAACTTGGAACTACGGGGAATCATCGTGGATGGGATCTCATTTTTCctagaggaagaagagaaaaacgtcgtagaaagaaatggattGGATGCCAAacattcaaagaaaaagaccCTTGATGTAGCTGCATTCCACGGCGAATCTGCAGAGTACATTAATGACAGCATTtgtgcttctttggtgCAACGATATTTAAAGCCAATACTTCAAGGTTCAATTGATACAGACCAAGATTTCACATTGAAGGCCACGCGATATGTTAGACTTGTGGTAAGACTTGGATATGCTAACCCCAAGCTTTGCTTTCCCACTGTGGTTGCTTTAGAGGCCTCTCCATACCAATATATTCGTCATGTGGCATCGCAAGTGCACCGGTCTCTTTTTGAAAGACATGAATCCCTCATCGAGGGTGCCTATCCGAGGGCACTAAAATTGGCAGTCAGATATAAGCGAAAGTTCATGCCTTTAAAAGATATGATCAAGGATAAGGTGCTGATCCGAAATATACTGAAAATTGTCGATACTGCAAATTCTGGAAGAAAGCGTATcaagtttttgaagtatCTTGTAGGTACGTTTAAAGTGGTTAATGTAGACCATTTGATAGAAAAGTCCAATGTGGAGACTTGCTTGTTTGTTAGGGATTACGTGATTTTTATGGCCTTCAACCTTTATGAATTATCATACAAGAcacaagaagaaattctTCTAGTCATGAATGAGTGTAATCGGGTGATATCTTCTGAGATTCCTGATATACTGGAGGCAGTAGATGAATGCAACGATGATATCGGAAGGAAGATGGCACTTAAACTCGGGTCTTTAGCGAAAGCCTTATTGATACTCTGCTATTTGGGCGACAGTTTGAGAGATATTTATTCTCTTCCCGAAAAGGCACTTATCAAATATCAGGAATCCTCTAATGTAGCCAAAGAATTCAAAAGCAGCCCTAAAAGAGTCGAGGATGGAGACCTGGATATAGAGAACCTCGATCTTTTACTGAACCAGTCAACGAATGAAAAAGAGCTCATGCAACTCTGCGATTTGCTAAGTAAATATGTTTAA
- a CDS encoding uncharacterized protein (EggNog:ENOG41), which produces MNHSHPLDKDDPMFQRVGSPQGRDVSHRTQSSPPSASSIAAPETRDSSALLSPVLSDQPSTPPNFTEAPKESSEQLSPPKHVVQRLTPLGKFSPRKRSDSADTSGPAASDDSDFFSVEEDIKEHLSRRDAFYDSVVERLAIHSREIFDHVSKKTKLHEERHARRQARQNRAIEAHKRHLFHKRRRASETINCIKMNMLSDSSASYVSPRDVDDRAEPPISRSALTTFLRELRDITPEILDFKNNVLIDNGTSFSDLRLRLGRISIFGRFVNTYMKISMSSAYELTLCVEIMKAVSCYFNFLKKEQASNTSEIIHHSSTFLARMFLSGIIFLVEENHHSHTGVVPGYLIRLANVYHDEVFGTLCRDFPGMKRRFLDNYYFEFLMKKLFESTLQLWTLFSAIVTTQNPQIFTESNQRFIREFETVYLNCFRVFKHIHLIRDICSFMEIIKKAQNNLQYMDSMAKLEDDPTVLAESNETRSAFNHTIKKNNQRLDKLRSELANVNDFKEILRLENTLYAEYQREVMSGSSLADDNPLTGSKDSTISNPSSSYDNSFKSVSSIVFPVTSSTLGIHDSVVPPTFSLLEWRKCVMKVYLEYLASIENEQPTFAFLKAGRKSRNSPGYMRQSKKARRNDHIISSTSENWQLGFPDFLSYLNSKFRPNVEELRHWLNLKTFTEGAVEAIEQISYLEYVDQMMVDVVLMVEKCMQTMKIVIQSDSGKVFLSLPKRTKDKDLIAILSDPIVSLSKLEHGDLSLRDYFSAVFAIFKVEVPDFLQKECDRLLQMSNHELINVDFIKSFIEFIRDSLIITVNQSMIDCLNVVGRNVLEFEELSTEYEENASSLDIRMPILFGRMLRQPFKREESDIDSAVYEYFNRLFIRMLCSSQFDELEIPEPAEVFCIQLKGIHNRIKSLTAVQSFSILLMTYLSQQSIVGTNILQGKQNCLVNFVALIRDLDSFMKRYFEQSNQNGSLGYFFKFEILKLIKQNSKDRLISLKKDGLDLKEIERIIEMNIDSDTIFDLIDQISKASFGRENAKSVRTVYNKLLEKILMSAANREKMNEKAFMRNFYNIPLIQDGIEKIIKDYYILYGCLYGINNEMLRGCYLEFGAQCSIESTND; this is translated from the coding sequence ATGAACCATTCACATCCTTTGGACAAGGATGACCCTATGTTTCAACGGGTTGGATCCCCTCAGGGTAGAGACGTGTCTCATCGGACGCAATCATCACCACCGTCTGCTAGTTCAATTGCTGCTCCTGAGACACGTGACTCATCTGCTTTACTCTCGCCGGTGCTTTCTGATCAGCCATCCACTCCTCCGAATTTCACCGAAGCTCCAAAAGAATCTTCCGAACAGTTGTCACCTCCTAAGCATGTCGTACAGAGACTTACTCCTTTGGGAAAGTTCAGTCCTAGGAAGAGGTCTGACTCAGCTGATACCTCAGGACCCGCTGCATCCGACGATTcagattttttttctgtagAGGAGGATATCAAGGAGCATTTGAGCCGCCGTGATGCTTTTTACGATTCTGTGGTAGAAAGACTTGCCATACATTCTAGGGAGATTTTTGACCATGTATCAAAAAAGACGAAGCTTCATGAGGAAAGACATGCCCGAAGACAGGCAAGACAGAACAGGGCAATTGAAGCTCATAAAAGACACCTTTTCcacaaaagaagaagggcTTCAGAAACTATTAATTGCATCAAAATGAACATGTTATCAGATTCTTCTGCGTCTTACGTCTCCCCCAGGGACGTGGACGACCGTGCCGAACCTCCTATATCTCGTTCTGCCCTGACTACATTCTTACGGGAACTGCGAGATATTACACCCGAAATTCTGGACTTCAAAAACAACGTCTTAATTGATAACGGGACATCGTTCTCTGATCTACGCTTGAGATTGGGCCGTATATCAATATTTGGTAGGTTTGTGAATACGTACATGAAGATAAGCATGAGTTCTGCATATGAGCTAACTTTATGTGTGGAGATAATGAAGGCTGTGAGTTGCTatttcaactttttgaaaaaggaacAAGCCTCGAACACTAGTGAGATTATCCACCATTCATCCACTTTTTTGGCTAGGATGTTTCTTAGTGGAATTATTTTTCTTGTAGAGGAGAACCACCATTCACACACCGGCGTGGTACCAGGATACCTGATTAGACTCGCAAATGTCTATCATGATGAGGTTTTTGGAACTCTCTGCAGGGATTTTCCTGGTATGAAGAGACGATTCCTTGACAACTACTACTTTGaattcttgatgaagaaactttTTGAAAGTACGCTACAACTTTGGACCCTTTTCAGTGCTATTGTGACTACGCAGAACCCACAAATCTTCACAGAATCCAATCAGAGGTTTATCAGAGAATTTGAAACAGTCTACCTTAACTGCTTTCGTGTTTTCAAACACATACATTTGATCAGAGACATCTGCTCCTTTATGGAGATCATCAAGAAGGCACAGAATAACTTGCAGTATATGGATTCCATGGCAAAATTAGAGGATGATCCCACTGTTTTGGCAGAATCCAACGAGACTAGATCTGCCTTTAATCATACgatcaagaaaaacaaTCAACGATTGGACAAGCTTAGATCTGAATTGGCCAATGTGAAtgatttcaaagagatcttgAGACTTGAGAACACGCTTTACGCCGAGTATCAGAGAGAGGTCATGAGTGGCTCTTCGTTGGCTGACGATAATCCATTAACTGGCAGCAAGGATTCAACGATAAGCAATCCCAGCTCCAGCTATGATAATAGCTTCAAATCTGTATCATCGATAGTTTTTCCGGTGacctcttcaactcttgGAATTCATGATTCGGTGGTCCCACCAACATTTTCACTTCTTGAATGGAGAAAATGTGTCATGAAAGTATATTTGGAATATCTGGCTAGCATTGAGAACGAGCAGCCAACCTTCGCATTTCTTAAAGCAGGAAGAAAATCTAGAAATAGCCCCGGCTACATGCGACAGTCAAAGAAAGCCAGAAGAAATGATCACATAATTTCATCCACTTCGGAAAATTGGCAGCTGGGTTTTCCAGACTTTCTTAGTTATTTGAACTCCAAGTTTCGACCTAATGTGGAAGAACTTAGACACTGGCTTAATTTAAAGACCTTTACTGAAGGAGCTGTTGAAGCCATTGAACAGATCTCATATTTGGAATATGTCGACCAGATGATGGTTGATGTGGTGTTAATGGTCGAAAAGTGTATGCAAACGATGAAAATTGTCATCCAGAGCGATAGTGGTAAAGTATTTCTCTCTTTACCAAAGCGTACAAAGGACAAAGACCTAATAGCTATTTTAAGTGACCCTATTGTATCTTTATCCAAATTGGAACACGGTGATCTTTCATTAAGAGATTATTTTAGCGCTGTCTTTGCCATATTCAAAGTAGAGGTTCCAGACTTCTTGCAAAAAGAATGCGATCGGCTACTTCAAATGTCAAACCACGAACTGATTAATGTTGATTTCATTAAATCTTTCATAGAATTCATTCGTGACTCTCTGATCATCACAGTTAATCAAAGTATGATTGACTGCTTAAATGTTGTGGGACGAAACGTGTTAGAATTCGAAGAACTATCGACGGAATATGAGGAAAATGCGTCTAGTCTTGATATTAGAATGCCTATCCTTTTTGGAAGGATGCTTCGGCAACCATTTAAGAGAGAGGAATCCGATATCGATAGTGCTGTGTATGAGTACTTCAACCGGCTTTTTATCCGAATGCTTTGCTCCTCACAATTTGACGAGCTTGAAATTCCAGAGCCTGCCGAAGTCTTTTGCATTCAACTGAAAGGCATTCACAACAGGATTAAAAGTCTGACCGCTGTGCAGTCGttttctattcttcttaTGACATATTTGTCACAGCAATCAATTGTGGGAACAAATATATTGCAAGGAAAACAAAATTGTCTGGTCAATTTTGTGGCACTTATTCGTGATCTGGACTCTTTTATGAAAAGATATTTTGAGCAGAGTAATCAAAATGGCTCATTAGGTTACTTCTTTAAGTTCGAAATACTGAAACTGATTAAGCAGAATTCTAAGGACAGACTAATCTCTCTGAAAAAGGACGGGTTAGacttgaaggagattgagagAATCATTGAGATGAACATAGACTCAGACACTATCTTCGATCTCATAGATCAGATATCCAAAGCAAGTTTTGGTCGCGAGAACGCTAAATCTGTGAGAACAGTATACAACAAACTACTGGAAAAAATCTTGATGTCTGCTGCcaacagagaaaaaatgaatgaGAAGGCTTTTATGAGAAACTTTTACAACATTCCACTCATCCAGGATGGAATAGAGAAAATTATCAAAGATTACTACATATTGTACGGTTGTTTATATGGGATCAACAATGAAATGCTTAGGGGTTGCTATCTGGAATTTGGTGCACAGTGCTCCATAGAAAGCACAAACGATTGA
- a CDS encoding uncharacterized protein (EggNog:ENOG41) — translation MYIDAPTRKPKTYILPTLEDLVAMSYPEYVVSKVPLESLTLKEGSFSARYTDLRHERFFTPERFRSFIRQAQCSENLEFLIDIHMYEKLWNKTFHKRVSILSCNWIRVIPDGVDVTTVRREGSNRHKKSRGRSRDAVNTAAAAADCATPIVLTTGVSTPLVNTLNESLKNLDLNDVSSIVDVTKHGVYVNNSLSTVRRSDTEAHIIGRSRSNGSSSNTVNKSLAELWSNLICTYFKTDSIQELNLPNEVVRSVMSEDSKRRDHEPKVLVKSKKLILSLLRQNVYWKFIRSAEDEIQRESSGDQNRAFSANQKRRGPAGVTFNGTDEGVMSPDAKVRRASSGSTGLLRFYTARHATEVSTSPTKVYRADIYPDNDLEPSFSSSPDSVLSPISSPLSSPESYHSKASSVFALMPRLLHRKSHYKKEEKSIGDGTSSTSSEARPNSPIRFNPIKGQLSRSSSSSTDQQSRSSRSSKSSAISKHKFLRYFKDERSSL, via the exons ATGTAT ATAGATGCACCTACAAGAAAGCCCAAGACCTATATACTACCGACGTTAGAGGATCTTGTGGCTATGTCGTATCCTGAGTATGTGGTGAGTAAGGTACCTTTGGAAAGTCttactttgaaagaaggCTCTTTCAGTGCTCGGTATACGGATTTGAGGCATGAGCGATTCTTTACGCCAGAGAGATTCCGCTCTTTTATTCGACAGGCTCAGTGTTCTGAGAACTTGGAGTTCCTTATTGACATTCATATGTACGAGAAGCTATGGAACAAGACGTTCCATAAAAGAGTGAGCATACTTTCATGCAACTGGATTAGAGTGATCCCCGATGGAGTGGATGTTACTACTGTGAGAAGAGAGGGCAGTAACAGGCACAAGAAATCCCGGGGGCGAAGTCGTGATGCAGTCAAcactgctgctgctgctgcggATTGTGCAACGCCCATTGTTCTTACTACAGGCGTGTCTACGCCGCTAGTTAATACGCTTAACGAATCTCTCAAGAACCTTGACCTCAATGATGTTAGCTCGATTGTTGATGTGACGAAGCATGGAGTTTATGTGAATAATAGTTTAAGCACGGTCAGACGGTCTGATACCGAGGCACATATAATTGGCCGATCAAGGAGCAATGGGAGCAGTAGTAATACTGTTAACAAGTCATTAGCTGAATTATGGTCTAACTTAATATGCACATACTTCAAAACTGACTCCATACAAGAACTCAATCTCCCAAACGAAGTGGTTCGCTCGGTAATGAGTGAGGATTCAAAGAGGCGAGATCACGAGCCCAAAGTGCTTGTCAAATCTAAGAAACTTATCCTTTCATTACTTAGGCAGAATGTTTATTGGAAGTTCATAAGAAGTGCGGAAGACGAAATCCAGAGGGAAAGTTCTGGAGATCAAAATCGTGCTTTTTCTGCAAACCAGAAAAGACGCGGTCCCGCTGGAGTCACATTTAATGGTACAGACGAGGGTGTGATGAGTCCAGATGCTAAAGTCCGTAGAGCATCATCTGGATCTACAGGATTGTTGCGGTTTTATACAGCTCGCCATGCAACTGAAGTGAGTACTTCCCCAACAAAAGTATATAGAGCAGACATTTATCCAGATAATGATTTGGAGCCatcgttctcttcttctccggACTCAGTTTTATCAcctatttcttctcctctatCATCCCCAGAATCTTATCATTCAAAGGCATCGTCAGTATTTGCTCTCATGCCAAGATTACTGCATAGAAAGTCGCATTataaaaaggaagagaaatcaatTGGAGATGGAACCAGCTCGACCAGCTCGGAAGCTCGGCCTAACTCTCCTATCAGGTTCAACCCTATAAAAGGTCAACTTTCGCGATCATCCTCGTCGTCAACAGACCAGCAGTCTAGATCATCTAGATCATCGAAGTCATCCGCTATCTCCAAACACAAGTTTCTACGGTACTTCAAAGATGAGAGATCAAGTCTCTGA